In Mercenaria mercenaria strain notata chromosome 13, MADL_Memer_1, whole genome shotgun sequence, the DNA window tgttatttaacaggttgtttcttttgtattaaaataaGAAATCTTACGATTGTTGTTGCTGTGACCCCGATCGCTGTTGTTCCAGACACGTGATCGTAACCAGTTTGGAGCATGGGTTAGAAAACACTGTGGCATGCAGAATGTCTTTTTAAATGTGTTCCAAAACTTCTCGCTAAACCAAcagtataaaatgaaattgaatgaTGACCTTAGCACCAGTAGCAATATTGTAATATTTGTCATTAACTGAAAATTCGGAAAGCGCTCGTCTGGACGTAGACGTTTCATCACAACCAGGATCACATGTGGTGCTTCACAAATGAAGAATACCACAACGACACTGATTAACATCAtcgttatttttatttcttcccCGGTAATGATGGTCTGAACATTAGAGTCACTGGCGAGGTGATAACGTAGATAGTTTGTTGAACGGTGAATTTCTCGTATGAGGCAAACGTTAAGGAAGAGTAATAGTGAAAATGGTAGCACTGCCAAGAAGAAGCAATCAGACCAGGAATAAATATGACGAAATGTTTCATTAAATGCAAGGTCTGTTGGTTGTGTAAGTGGGACTTCTTTGTCAATGCAGTGGTCGTAAAAAGTATatggtttgattttgaaaaattctGGCAGCCGAAACAAGAACGAACAAATGAATATTAACACAATTATTATCCTAGCTCTGATCACGGTGCAAATTCCCATTGCTCGAAGAGGATGGCATATAGCTATGTACCTTTCTATGGCAAGCATAACTGTTAACCAAACAGATGCGAGTAGAAACGAGAGTAGGAAGATGTTTATATAGTTCATGATCAACATATAGTGGTAATGGATTTCTCTGGATAACTTTGTCTCAATACATCGGGTTGCCATGATAAGTAAGAATGCCAGGTCAGACATCGCAAGAGATATTAAATAACTGTTTGTAGAAGTAGACATTGTTTTGCGGCTGAGAACAATCACTGTTAGAATTATTCCCACGATCCCTATAGCACAGATTATAGGTAGAAGAATATGGATGCAGATTTCGTACCCAGGTAGTTTGTCCAGAATACTTTCCCAGTCAATGTTGCAGTGGGACAGGTTAAAAGTAGCGTTGTGTGAATAATATTCTTCATAAGTGGTATCGTAATAGTACATGTACTCATTCCCATAGACAGTTCCATTTGGATAATATACTGTAGGAAAATCTGTAGAATTTGATATATTTGCACTGCTGTATGGTTCAGAAACACCTGTCTGTGGCAGggataaatatttatcaacatacatttttactatcttgaaatttgttgaaaaaattgTGCAACTGCTATCTTGAAATTCTCTTTCTGTATCTTCTATCAGTTTTTATGTATAATCCAAGCATTTTGATCATGTAGTTGATGTAAGCTCCTGGTGACAGAGATGATTTTTGAAGTTTGCTGCAATCAATCCAAGCTCCTcagtctgaaaaataaaaaattttgaatatattataACCAAAAATACAGCCGCTTCTTGCTGACATTTTATATTATGAACTTACTTATACTAATGATTGCAGAAATGTTTATTCCATTCAAAACTTTTTTACTTGAAAGTTTTTATGTGCAGAAATTAATTTACATTGTTATGATTATTGATATGATATACTCTTAACATAGTATTATAGTAATTTGATGAAGTGTTTGCAGAAATAGAAGAGTTAGTATGACATTACAGCATCTTTGATTATGAAGTACTTCAATTAGTGTGACAGTTCCCTGAGACTGTAGATATGTAATGACATTGTGACATCTTCATGAAGTTGTAAGCTGTGACAGTTCTCTGAAATATAAGTGATGTGATGATATTGCAGCAGTTCTAAGAAATGGAAGTGACAGAATGGCAAAGTGACACGTGCAGTGTGTCAGTTCTATGAAACGGAGGTGACAGAATGGCCAAGTGACATGTGCAGTGTGTCAGTTCTATGAAACGGAGGTGACAGAATGGCAAAGTGACATGTGCAGTGTGTCAGTTCTATGAAACGGAGGTGACAAAATGGCAAAGTGACATGTACAGTGTGTCACTTCTATGAAATGGAGGGGACAGAATGGCCAAGTGACATGTGCAGTGTGTCAGTTCTATGAAACAGAGCTGACAGAATGGCAAAGTGACGCGTGCAGTGTGTCGGAGCTGTCAAACGGAGGGGACAGAATGGCAAAGTGACATGTACAGTGTGTCGGTTCTGTGAAACGGAGGGGACAGAATGGCAAAGTGACATGTGCAGTGTGTCGGATCTGTGAAATGGAGGGGACAGAATGGCAAAGTGACACGTGCAGTGTGTCTGATCTGTGAAATGGAGGGGACAGAATGGCAAAGTGACACATGCAGTGTGTCAGTTCTGTGAAACGGAGGGGACAGAATGGTAAAGTGACACGTGCAGTGTGTCACTTCTGTGAAACGGAGGTGACAGAATGGCAAAGTGACACGTGCAGTGTGGAGGTTTTGTGAAACGAAGGGGACACGTGCATTGTCAGTTCTATGAAGTTGAGGGGACAGAATGGCAAAGTGACATGTGCAGTGTGTCAGTCCTACGAAATGGAGGGGACAGAATGGCAAAGTGACATGTGCAGTGTGTCAGCTCTGTGAAACCGAGGGACAGAATTGCAAAGTGACACCTGCAGTGTGTCAGTTCTGTGAAACGGAGGGGGCAGAATGGCAAAGTGACATGTGCAGGGTGTCGGATCTGTGAAACGGAGGGGGCAGAATGGCAAAGTGACACATGCAGTGTGTCGAATCTTGTTGGTTCTGTGAAACAGAGGGGGCAGAATGGCAAAGTGACATGTGCAGTGTGTCGGTTCTGTGAAATGGAGGGGGCAGAATGGCAAAGTGACACGTGCAGTGTGTCGGATCTTTGAAATGGAGGGGGCAGAATGGCAAAGTGACACGTGCAGTGTGTCCGACCTGACAGAATGGCAGAGTGACACGTGCAGTGTGTCATTTCTATGAAGTGTGtcagttatataaatatatagatataccAACAGAGAGAGGTGTTAGAACAGATTACTGCTATGTGACATTATGGAAGTGTGACAAGGATATCAAACCTTCAAACTAAACTTAGCTGATTCATCAGACCAAGTTATTGTACTACAAATAATGAACACGATAAATActtcattattatgtctcccccaggagacatattgtttttgccctgtccgtccgtccgtctgtccgtccgtccgtccttccgtccatccgtccgtacgtcacacttcatttccgagcaataactggagaaccatttgacctagaaccttcaaacttcgtagggttgtagggctgctggagtagacgacccctattgtttttggggtcactctgtcaaaggtcaaggtcacaggggcctgaacattgaaaaccatttccaatcaataactagagaaccacttgacccagaatgttgaaacttcataggatgattggtcatgaagagtagatgacccctattgattttggggtcactctgtcaaaggtcaaggtcacaggggcctgaacattgaaagacatttccgatcaataactagagaaccacttgacccagaatgttgaaacttcataggatgattgagcatgaagagtagatgacacctattgattttggggtcactccgtcaaaggtcaaggtcacaggggcctgaacattgaaaaccatttccgatcaataactacagaaccacttgaccccgaatgttgaaacttcataggatgattggtcatgaagagtagatgacccctattgattttggggtcactccgtcaaaggtcaaggtcacaggagcctgaacattgaaaaccatttccaatcaataactagagaaccacttgacccagaatgttgaaacttcataggatgattggtcataaagagtaattgacccctattgattttggggtcactccatcaaaggtcaaggtcacaggggcctgaacatggaaaaccatttccgatcaataactagagaaccacttgacccagaatgttgaaacttcataggatggttgtacatgcaaagtagatgacccctatcgattttggggtcactccattaaaggtcaaggtcacaggggcctgaacattgaaaaccatttccggtcaataacttgagaaccacttgacccagaatgttgaaacttaacaggatgattggtcatgcagagtagatgacccctatcgattttggggtcactctgtgaaaggtcaaggtcacaggggcctgaacattgaaaaccatttccggtcagtaacatgagaaccacttgacccagaatgatgaaacttcataggatgattggtcatgcagagtagatgacccctaacgattttagggtcactctgttaaaggtcaaggccgcaggggcctgaacatggaaaaccatttccaatcaataactcgagaacctctcgacccagaatgttgaaacttcaaaggatgattgttcatgcagagtaaatgacccctattgtgtTTTGggccactc includes these proteins:
- the LOC123530076 gene encoding FMRFamide receptor-like; the protein is MYVDKYLSLPQTGVSEPYSSANISNSTDFPTVYYPNGTVYGNEYMYYYDTTYEEYYSHNATFNLSHCNIDWESILDKLPGYEICIHILLPIICAIGIVGIILTVIVLSRKTMSTSTNSYLISLAMSDLAFLLIMATRCIETKLSREIHYHYMLIMNYINIFLLSFLLASVWLTVMLAIERYIAICHPLRAMGICTVIRARIIIVLIFICSFLFRLPEFFKIKPYTFYDHCIDKEVPLTQPTDLAFNETFRHIYSWSDCFFLAVLPFSLLLFLNVCLIREIHRSTNYLRYHLASDSNVQTIITGEEIKITMMLISVVVVFFICEAPHVILVVMKRLRPDERFPNFQLMTNITILLLVLRSSFNFILYCWFSEKFWNTFKKTFCMPQCFLTHAPNWLRSRVWNNSDRGHSNNNLTAGGHGETRTTTTHYENGMILRSSYDNNHQTNDHINTNL